One Dictyoglomus turgidum DSM 6724 DNA window includes the following coding sequences:
- the queD gene encoding 6-carboxytetrahydropterin synthase QueD yields MFLIREFKFDAAHNLESYKGKCEKLHGHTYRLVIVVEGVPDSEGMIIDFVELKDIVKEEVINVLDHSYINEIMNQPTAENIAIWVWKRLEKKLQRDNCHLYEVQVWETEDSGVIYRGEKIEGCSK; encoded by the coding sequence CGTGAGTTTAAATTTGACGCAGCTCACAATTTAGAAAGTTATAAAGGTAAGTGTGAAAAATTGCATGGACATACTTATAGGTTGGTAATTGTTGTAGAGGGTGTTCCAGATTCGGAAGGTATGATTATAGATTTTGTAGAATTAAAAGATATTGTAAAAGAAGAGGTAATTAATGTTTTAGATCATTCTTATATAAATGAAATAATGAATCAACCTACTGCAGAGAATATAGCTATATGGGTCTGGAAGAGGTTAGAAAAAAAACTGCAGAGAGATAATTGTCATCTTTATGAAGTGCAAGTGTGGGAGACAGAAGATAGCGGGGTAATTTATAGGGGTGAAAAGATTGAAGGATGTTCAAAATGA
- the folE2 gene encoding GTP cyclohydrolase FolE2, whose product MKDVQNERDYRGIYLRKVGIKNIHWPIKIITKSGEYQSTVANIDISVDLREDLRGTHMSRFVEVLNGIDFLHPENLGKILQEVREKLKADSSHIKITFPYFIFKKTPVSQIASPNMIECVIEAELSKKLYMIIGVKVPIHTLCPCSKEISEYGAHNQRAIAEIYIKSKKLIWFEDLVEIAERSASAPIYSLLKRPDEKYITETAYNNPKFVEDVVRDIVSELEKEPKISWYRVEVTSFESIHNHNAFACVEKGWIKK is encoded by the coding sequence TTGAAGGATGTTCAAAATGAGAGAGACTATAGAGGTATATATTTGAGAAAAGTGGGAATTAAAAATATACATTGGCCTATAAAGATTATTACAAAGAGTGGAGAATATCAAAGTACTGTTGCTAATATTGATATTTCTGTGGATTTAAGAGAAGATTTAAGGGGAACCCACATGAGTAGATTTGTTGAAGTTTTAAATGGAATTGACTTTCTTCATCCAGAAAATCTTGGCAAGATATTGCAAGAGGTCAGAGAAAAGTTAAAAGCAGACAGCAGTCATATAAAGATAACCTTTCCTTATTTTATCTTTAAAAAGACTCCTGTATCTCAGATAGCTTCTCCTAATATGATAGAATGTGTTATTGAGGCTGAACTTAGTAAAAAGCTCTATATGATTATTGGAGTCAAGGTGCCTATTCATACTTTATGTCCATGCTCAAAAGAAATAAGCGAATATGGGGCACATAATCAGAGGGCTATAGCAGAGATCTATATTAAATCTAAAAAGTTAATATGGTTTGAAGATCTAGTGGAGATTGCTGAAAGATCTGCTAGTGCTCCTATCTATTCTCTTTTAAAAAGACCCGATGAGAAGTACATCACTGAGACTGCATATAACAATCCCAAATTTGTTGAAGATGTAGTAAGAGACATTGTTTCAGAGTTAGAAAAAGAACCTAAAATTAGTTGGTATAGAGTTGAGGTCACAAGTTTTGAAAGTATTCACAATCACAATGCTTTTGCATGCGTAGAAAAGGGGTGGATTAAGAAGTGA
- the folP gene encoding dihydropteroate synthase — protein sequence MIVELSHEFLRKEILKVGAHPASLEIFERKAQIIPLKIFNISSPTANVIKQEMLSLGGDVVVHKNVVDCKIEKSDVILLGTKKHYELFIKKLENNKYFEIPLVLQELKEYLLKQKPEKIVSPWGRVLNLSRTLVMGIINVTPDSFYSGSRKMQINEVLKTVEDMVINGVDIIDIGGQSTRPGAEPVSIDEEMSRVIPAIESIRKSYPDVVISVDTYYSKVAELAVDRGADMINDISAFRFDNDLVKIVAKYKVPYILMHMKGTPKDMQKNPYYDDVVREIMEFFEERINYAKENGVDPEKIIVDPGIGFGKRYEDNLEIMARLKEFKSLRKPILIGASRKSFIGKALSDLPPEERLEGTLGITALCVLNDVDIVRVHDVKENKRVIKVLEEIKCIRSSSL from the coding sequence GTGATAGTAGAGCTTAGTCATGAATTTTTAAGAAAAGAGATATTAAAAGTAGGAGCTCATCCTGCTTCTCTTGAAATTTTTGAAAGAAAAGCTCAAATTATTCCTCTAAAAATTTTTAATATTTCTTCTCCAACTGCAAATGTAATTAAGCAAGAGATGCTTTCTCTTGGTGGGGATGTAGTGGTGCATAAGAACGTTGTAGATTGTAAAATTGAAAAAAGTGATGTTATTCTTCTTGGAACCAAAAAGCATTATGAACTTTTTATTAAAAAATTAGAGAACAACAAATATTTTGAAATTCCACTGGTTCTGCAGGAATTAAAAGAATATTTATTAAAGCAAAAACCTGAAAAAATTGTCTCTCCATGGGGTAGAGTTTTAAACTTAAGTAGAACTTTAGTTATGGGGATAATAAATGTAACTCCTGACTCTTTTTATAGTGGATCAAGAAAGATGCAGATTAATGAAGTTTTAAAGACTGTTGAAGATATGGTAATAAATGGTGTAGATATCATAGATATAGGGGGTCAATCTACGCGTCCTGGTGCTGAACCAGTAAGTATAGATGAGGAGATGTCAAGAGTTATTCCGGCTATTGAGAGTATTAGAAAAAGTTATCCCGATGTAGTGATCTCAGTTGATACTTATTATTCTAAGGTAGCAGAGCTTGCTGTTGATAGAGGGGCAGACATGATAAATGATATAAGTGCCTTTAGATTTGATAATGATTTAGTTAAAATAGTTGCAAAATATAAAGTTCCTTATATACTTATGCATATGAAGGGAACCCCTAAGGATATGCAGAAAAATCCATATTATGATGATGTGGTTAGAGAAATCATGGAATTTTTTGAAGAGAGAATTAATTATGCTAAGGAAAATGGTGTTGATCCTGAGAAAATAATTGTCGATCCAGGAATTGGTTTTGGAAAGAGATATGAGGATAATCTTGAGATTATGGCAAGATTAAAGGAATTCAAAAGTCTTAGAAAGCCTATACTCATAGGGGCTTCAAGAAAGAGTTTTATTGGAAAAGCTTTATCTGATCTTCCACCTGAGGAGAGGCTTGAGGGAACTCTTGGAATTACTGCACTGTGTGTGCTAAATGACGTGGATATCGTTAGAGTTCATGACGTTAAAGAGAATAAGAGAGTAATAAAGGTACTTGAGGAGATAAAATGCATAAGGTCTTCATCGCTATAG
- the folK gene encoding 2-amino-4-hydroxy-6-hydroxymethyldihydropteridine diphosphokinase — protein sequence MHKVFIAIGSNIGDRRKNIETALKKMEELGLRIIKKSSIIETEPYGYKDQDKFLNGVVLVETGFDPFELLELLLNIEKEMGRERKIKWGPRNIDLDIIFYDDLVIDTENLKIPHPDAHNRTFVMGPLSEIAPDFVHPVLKKRVEEIYKELIEKNA from the coding sequence ATGCATAAGGTCTTCATCGCTATAGGAAGTAACATAGGGGACAGAAGAAAGAATATTGAGACAGCCTTAAAGAAAATGGAAGAGTTAGGGTTGAGAATTATTAAGAAATCATCAATTATTGAAACAGAGCCCTATGGATATAAGGATCAGGATAAATTTTTAAATGGAGTAGTACTAGTAGAGACAGGTTTTGATCCCTTTGAACTTCTTGAACTTCTTTTGAATATAGAGAAAGAAATGGGAAGAGAGAGAAAAATAAAATGGGGACCAAGAAATATTGATCTTGATATAATCTTTTACGATGATTTAGTAATTGATACTGAAAATCTAAAAATACCCCATCCTGATGCTCATAATAGAACCTTTGTTATGGGTCCACTTTCGGAAATAGCTCCTGATTTTGTACATCCTGTTCTAAAAAAAAGAGTAGAGGAAATATATAAAGAATTGATTGAGAAAAATGCTTAA
- the cas2 gene encoding CRISPR-associated endonuclease Cas2 yields MYVIMVYDVNQRRINKVLNTARKYLEWIQNSVLEGEITEAKFEMLKREIEIIINEEEDSVIFYIMRTTKYSERQILGIEKNKREQIL; encoded by the coding sequence ATGTATGTAATAATGGTATATGATGTGAACCAAAGAAGGATAAACAAAGTATTGAATACTGCTAGGAAGTATCTTGAATGGATACAAAATTCAGTTCTTGAGGGAGAAATAACCGAAGCTAAATTTGAGATGCTAAAAAGAGAAATCGAAATCATAATAAATGAAGAAGAAGACTCAGTAATTTTCTACATAATGAGAACTACCAAATATTCGGAAAGACAAATACTCGGTATTGAAAAAAATAAAAGAGAACAAATATTATAA
- the cas1b gene encoding type I-B CRISPR-associated endonuclease Cas1b, with translation MSESIYIFSSGELKRKHNTIFFETSDGQKKYLPIENIRDIHFFGEVTLNKEFLELISQKEIILHFYNYYEYYIGSFYPREHYNSGFMVLKQAEHYLDNEKRLKIATKIVKGASGNIKRVINYYLNREKKELEDYLERIQELEEKIDITNNVDGLMGIEGNIRDIYYSCFNIITEKEEFFIDERTKRPPSNYMNALISFGNSLLYTTTLSEIYKTHLDPRIGYLHTTNFRRFTLNLDVAEIFKPIIVDRIIFSLVNKGEITPKDFEEKLDGVYMNEKGMKIFVQNFEERMKTTIQYKNLGKVSYRRLIRLELYKLEKHLIGEEEYEPYISSW, from the coding sequence ATGAGCGAAAGTATTTATATTTTTTCAAGTGGGGAACTAAAAAGAAAGCACAATACAATATTTTTCGAAACGTCCGACGGTCAAAAGAAGTATCTTCCCATAGAAAACATTAGGGATATACACTTTTTTGGTGAGGTAACCCTTAATAAAGAGTTTTTAGAGTTAATATCTCAAAAAGAAATAATATTGCACTTCTATAACTATTATGAATATTATATAGGAAGCTTTTACCCAAGGGAACATTATAACTCTGGTTTTATGGTTCTAAAACAAGCAGAGCACTACTTAGATAATGAAAAAAGATTAAAGATAGCAACAAAAATTGTAAAAGGAGCTTCGGGAAATATAAAAAGAGTGATTAATTATTATCTAAATCGCGAAAAGAAAGAGTTAGAAGATTATCTTGAGAGAATTCAAGAACTGGAAGAAAAAATAGATATTACTAATAATGTGGACGGACTTATGGGAATAGAAGGAAATATAAGAGATATTTATTACTCCTGTTTCAACATAATAACAGAAAAAGAAGAATTCTTTATTGATGAAAGAACCAAAAGACCCCCCTCAAACTATATGAATGCTCTCATAAGTTTTGGAAATTCCCTCCTTTATACTACTACACTCTCTGAAATATACAAAACTCACCTTGACCCAAGAATTGGATATCTTCATACTACTAATTTCCGTAGATTCACATTAAATCTTGACGTAGCTGAGATATTTAAACCTATCATTGTGGATAGAATAATATTTAGCCTTGTAAATAAAGGAGAGATTACTCCTAAGGATTTTGAAGAAAAGTTAGATGGAGTTTACATGAATGAAAAAGGCATGAAAATCTTTGTACAAAATTTTGAAGAAAGAATGAAAACTACAATACAGTATAAAAATCTTGGCAAGGTCTCGTATAGAAGACTTATAAGACTTGAGCTTTATAAACTTGAGAAACACCTAATAGGAGAGGAAGAATACGAACCTTACATATCCTCTTGGTAA
- the cas4 gene encoding CRISPR-associated protein Cas4, protein MVVPRLITGTLVESFLICKRQCWLMSHQITPDQDHPYLELGRFIDMESYNEEKKKVNLENVIIDLIKTENNTLLIGEIKKTSKAQESAKLQLLFYLYNLKYNYGIEAKGILLFPKEKKRIKVDLTEEEEKKIEKIIYEITEIIYKNLPPAPEKINYCIHCAYRELCWS, encoded by the coding sequence ATGGTAGTTCCAAGATTAATTACAGGAACATTAGTAGAAAGTTTTCTTATCTGCAAAAGACAGTGTTGGCTTATGTCTCATCAGATTACTCCTGATCAAGATCATCCATACTTAGAACTTGGAAGATTTATTGACATGGAAAGTTATAATGAAGAAAAGAAAAAAGTAAACCTTGAAAATGTGATAATTGACCTTATAAAAACTGAAAATAACACGCTCCTTATAGGAGAAATAAAGAAGACCTCAAAAGCTCAAGAGAGTGCAAAACTCCAACTTCTTTTTTACCTATATAACTTAAAATATAACTACGGCATAGAAGCTAAAGGAATACTCCTTTTCCCAAAGGAAAAGAAAAGAATAAAGGTAGATCTTACCGAAGAGGAAGAGAAAAAGATAGAAAAAATAATCTATGAGATAACTGAGATCATTTATAAAAATCTTCCTCCTGCACCAGAAAAAATAAATTATTGTATACACTGTGCATACAGGGAGCTTTGTTGGTCATGA